A single region of the Lotus japonicus ecotype B-129 chromosome 4, LjGifu_v1.2 genome encodes:
- the LOC130711404 gene encoding L-ascorbate oxidase homolog, giving the protein MARGAIIASMLCLLAVAVVAEDPYIYYTWNVTYGTISPLGIPQQGILINGLFPGPEINSTSNNNIVINVFNNLDEPLLFTWSGIQQRKNSWQDGTLGTQCPIQPGTNYTYKFQVKDQIGSYFYYPYTGLQRAAGGIGGLRIYSRLLIPVPYADPADEYWVLMGDWYAKPHTTLQKFLDSGRSLGRPDGVHIMGKNGSPVPLYTMEPGKTYKYRLCNVGMKDSLNFRIQGHPLKLVEMEGSHVVQNVYDSLDIHVGQCYSVLVTADQEPKQYKMVASTRFTKKVLSATALITYSNGNGPASPELPPAPEGWAWSLNQFRSFRWNLTASAARPNPQGSYHYGQINITRTIKLVNTVSRANGKLRYGINGVSHVDNETPLKLAEYFGVADKVFKYNIISDEPPATIGDLTLAPNVINATFRTFIEIIFENPTKVVQSYNLDGYSFFLAAVEPGKWTPEKRKNYNLLDTVSRHTVQIYPKSWAAIMLTFDNAGMWNLRSEHTENRYLGQQLYISVLSPERSLRDEYNIPETQLLCGIVKDMPKPAPYS; this is encoded by the coding sequence atggCTCGTGGAGCGATTATTGCATCCATGCTCTGCCTTCTGGCTGTAGCAGTGGTGGCTGAAGACCCTTATATCTATTACACATGGAATGTGACCTACGGTACCATTTCACCTCTTGGAATCCCCCAACAGGGTATCCTCATCAATGGTTTGTTCCCAGGACCTGAAATCAACTCCACCAGCAACAACAACATTGTCATCAACGTGTTCAACAACCTTGACGAGCCATTGTTGTTCACATGGAGCGGTATCCAGCAGAGGAAAAACTCATGGCAAGATGGTACATTGGGAACTCAGTGCCCCATCCAGCCAGGAACCAACTACACATACAAGTTCCAGGTCAAGGACCAGATCGGTAGCTACTTCTACTACCCCTACACCGGCCTCCAGAGAGCCGCCGGTGGAATCGGTGGTTTGAGAATCTACTCCAGGTTGTTGATCCCTGTCCCATATGCTGACCCTGCTGATGAATACTGGGTCCTCATGGGTGACTGGTACGCCAAGCCCCACACCACCCTCCAGAAGTTTTTGGACAGTGGTCGTAGCCTTGGAAGGCCCGATGGCGTCCACATCATGGGTAAAAATGGTAGCCCAGTCCCACTCTACACCATGGAGCCTGGAAAGACCTACAAGTACAGGCTCTGCAATGTGGGTATGAAGGACTCCCTTAACTTCAGAATCCAAGGCCACCCATTGAAGCTTGTTGAGATGGAAGGCTCCCATGTGGTGCAAAACGTCTACGACTCCCTCGACATCCATGTTGGTCAGTGCTACTCTGTCCTCGTGACTGCCGACCAGGAACCAAAACAATACAAGATGGTCGCCTCCACACGCTTCACCAAGAAGGTGTTGTCCGCCACCGCTCTCATCACCTACTCTAACGGTAACGGTCCCGCCTCCCCTGAGCTCCCACCTGCACCTGAAGGCTGGGCCTGGTCCCTCAACCAGTTCCGTTCCTTCCGTTGGAACTTAACCGCTAGTGCTGCCAGGCCTAACCCTCAAGGCTCTTACCACTACGGCCAGATCAACATCACCCGAACCATCAAGCTCGTGAACACCGTCTCTAGGGCTAACGGAAAACTCCGATACGGAATCAACGGTGTGTCCCACGTTGACAACGAAACCCCACTCAAGCTCGCCGAGTACTTCGGTGTTGCTGACAAGGTTTTCAAGTACAACATCATCTCCGATGAGCCCCCGGCAACCATCGGTGACCTCACCTTGGCTCCCAATGTCATTAACGCCACTTTCCGTACCTTCATCGAGATCATCTTCGAGAACCCCACAAAGGTTGTTCAGTCATACAACTTGGATGGTTACTCCTTCTTCCTTGCCGCAGTTGAGCCAGGGAAATGGACACCCGAGAAGAGGAAGAACTACAACCTTTTGGATACAGTGAGCAGGCACACCGTTCAGATATACCCCAAGTCATGGGCAGCAATCATGCTTACATTCGACAACGCTGGCATGTGGAACTTGAGGTCAGAGCACACCGAGAACCGCTACCTTGGTCAACAATTGTACATCAGTGTCTTGTCTCCTGAACGCTCTCTCAGGGATGAGTACAACATTCCAGAAACCCAGCTCCTTTGCGGCATCGTCAAGGATATGCCCAAGCCCGCACCCTACTCTTAA